A single genomic interval of Proteiniborus sp. DW1 harbors:
- a CDS encoding copper ion binding protein codes for MKKILTVEGMSCQHCVKAVKNALSELEGVKSVEVDLDTKKVEIEGDNLQDELLKSAIEDAGYEVV; via the coding sequence ATGAAAAAAATATTAACTGTAGAAGGTATGAGTTGTCAGCATTGCGTAAAGGCAGTAAAAAATGCATTAAGTGAACTGGAAGGAGTAAAATCAGTAGAAGTAGATTTAGATACAAAAAAAGTAGAAATAGAAGGAGATAATTTGCAAGATGAATTACTAAAATCAGCTATAGAAGATGCAGGTTATGAAGTAGTATAA
- a CDS encoding metal-sensing transcriptional repressor yields the protein MNEGRKKALNLLKTSRGQIDGIIKMIEEERYCVDISKQILSVLGLLKKANLEMLDQHIKSCVKDAILEGHGDEKIDEIINVIDKYVK from the coding sequence ATGAATGAAGGCAGAAAAAAGGCTCTAAATCTTCTTAAAACCTCAAGAGGTCAAATTGATGGAATCATCAAAATGATAGAAGAAGAGAGATACTGTGTAGACATATCCAAGCAAATATTATCTGTATTAGGGCTACTGAAAAAAGCCAATTTAGAGATGCTAGATCAACATATAAAAAGTTGTGTAAAAGATGCTATTCTAGAAGGACATGGAGATGAAAAAATAGATGAAATAATAAACGTAATAGACAAATATGTGAAATAG